The Congregibacter litoralis KT71 genome contains a region encoding:
- the coaBC gene encoding bifunctional phosphopantothenoylcysteine decarboxylase/phosphopantothenate--cysteine ligase CoaBC, with amino-acid sequence MGHLNNRRVLLAVCGGIAAYKSAELVRKLQDDGAEVRVIMTRGAQEFITPLTLQALSGHSVHHSLLDEEAERGMGHIELARWADLMIVAPATADCMARLAAGRADDLLTTVALATAAPMLLAPAMNQQMWKDPATQSNLATLTERGMHFAGPDSGNQACGDVGPGRLLDPPLIIEHAQSLFQSGVLAGQRVVITAGPTREPLDPVRYISNHSSGKMGYALARAAVEAGASVDLISGPVALSAPDRVKLHRIGTAQEMLEASLGLLHNCDIFIGCAAVADYRPADAAVQKIKKSADEVSLQLVKNPDVLARVAGHSPKPFSVGFAAETEKLREHALGKLERKGLNMIVANDVSDSRIGFNSENNAALLLWRDDAGVREREVEQCSKDVLAAVVIAQIASLKG; translated from the coding sequence ATGGGACATCTAAACAATCGCAGGGTGCTTCTGGCGGTATGTGGTGGCATCGCCGCGTACAAATCAGCGGAGCTCGTGCGCAAACTGCAAGATGACGGAGCCGAAGTCCGGGTGATCATGACGCGCGGCGCCCAGGAGTTCATCACACCCCTGACGCTCCAGGCGCTGTCAGGGCACAGCGTGCATCACAGTCTCCTCGACGAAGAGGCGGAGCGGGGCATGGGACACATCGAGCTTGCCCGCTGGGCGGACCTGATGATTGTCGCGCCCGCCACAGCCGACTGTATGGCTCGCCTGGCGGCGGGCCGTGCCGACGATCTGCTCACCACCGTAGCGCTGGCGACCGCCGCGCCCATGCTCCTGGCTCCCGCCATGAATCAGCAAATGTGGAAAGACCCGGCGACCCAGAGCAATCTGGCAACGCTCACAGAGCGGGGGATGCATTTTGCAGGACCCGATAGCGGTAATCAGGCCTGTGGTGATGTGGGCCCCGGGCGATTGCTGGATCCGCCCTTGATCATTGAGCACGCCCAGTCCCTGTTTCAAAGTGGCGTGTTAGCCGGGCAGCGCGTGGTGATTACCGCCGGCCCCACACGGGAACCTCTGGACCCTGTCCGCTATATCTCGAATCACTCCTCGGGGAAAATGGGCTACGCCCTTGCCCGCGCTGCTGTGGAGGCGGGTGCGAGCGTGGATCTTATATCGGGACCCGTAGCGCTTTCCGCCCCGGATCGCGTAAAGCTCCACCGCATAGGCACCGCCCAGGAAATGCTGGAAGCGAGCCTGGGACTTCTTCACAACTGCGACATATTTATCGGCTGTGCGGCTGTGGCTGACTATCGACCTGCTGATGCCGCGGTGCAAAAGATCAAAAAGTCCGCCGACGAGGTCTCCCTGCAACTGGTAAAAAATCCCGATGTCCTCGCCAGGGTCGCCGGTCACTCACCCAAACCCTTCAGCGTAGGCTTTGCCGCCGAAACGGAAAAGCTCCGGGAACACGCCCTGGGCAAACTGGAACGCAAGGGCCTGAACATGATAGTGGCCAATGATGTGAGCGACAGTCGCATCGGCTTTAACAGCGAAAACAACGCGGCGCTATTGCTGTGGCGAGATGACGCCGGTGTCCGTGAGCGCGAAGTTGAGCAATGTTCCAAAGACGTCCTG